In Methanomassiliicoccales archaeon, the genomic window CTGTGCGCTCTTGCCTATCGCTCCGCCGAACACGCAGAACATGCCGAACGTGAGAAGATTCGTGTCTACGGCATGCGCCTCGAACAGCTCGCGATAGTTGAGCGTGCCGAAGGAGGCGAAGACCGTGATGATGCCGATCATGAACAGGATGTCGCCGATCCTGGTGACCAGGAACGCTTTCTTCGCCGCCGCTGCCGCTGACGGCTTGTAGTACCAGAAGCCGATGAGCAGGTACGAGCACAGACCCATGATTTCCCAGAAGACGAACATCTGCAGGTAGTTGCTCGAGACCACCAGGCCCAGCATGCCTGTCACGAACAGGGAGATCTCCACGTAGTAGCGGCGCTTCCTCTCCCCCTCCTCGTGCATGTATCCCAGGGAGTAGACGAGGATGAGCGTGCAGAGGATCGAGACCACTATCAGCATGACCGTGGTCAGGTTGTCGACGTAGTAACCCATGTCGAGCCTGAGCCCATTGCCCAGGTCGATCCAGATCATCTCGTTCGTGGCCACCGCCCGAGTGCCGGTGAGGAACTCGTAGGCCACCAGGAGCGAGAGCACCATGGCAGCGGCGATGCCGCCGACGGCGAAGTAGCCGCCCCCCTCGGGCGTCTTCTTGCCCAGTGCCGCCACCAGCAGCAGCCCCACCATGGGAAAGATCGGGATCAGCCAGGAATACTCTACGAAGGTCATCTTACCACCTCAGCAGGTTGAGGTCCGACAGATCCACCGTGTCAGAGGCCCTTTGCAGATTGAGGAGGATCGCTAGACCCACGGCCACCTCGGCGGCGGCGATGGCGATCGAGAACAATGCGAACACCTGTCCGGAGACGTCGTGGTTGTAGACCGCGAAGGTCACGAAGTTGATGTTGGCCGCGTTGAGCATGAGCTCGATGGACATGAGCACGACGATGGCGTTCCTCCGGGTCAGCACCCCGAAGGCGCCGATGACGAAGAGGATCGCCGCGAGCACCAGGAAGTACTCCTGCGGGATCATTCCTTCTCCTCCTGTGCGATGTACACGCCACCAAGCATGGAAGCGAACATTAGCAGCCCTACGATGATCAGGGTCGGTCCCCAGGTCTCGAAGATGGCCTTGCCCACATCGTTGGTCGTGAACTCGGTGTAGGTGCCCGCCCAGGTGATGGTGATGATGCTCCCCAGCACCACCAGCAGAAGGGCGATGGCCGAGACGGCCGCGGCCCAGGTCTGCTTATGTTTCACACTTGCCACCTCCTGACAGACGACGTTTGGTCAGCATGACCCCGAAGAGGATGAGCACGCACACCGCGCCCACGTAAACCAGTATCTGGATGACCGCTATGTACTCGGCACCGAGGAAGATGAAGGTCATGGCCACGCCGATGAAAGTGATCGCCAGCCAGACCACATTTCGCACGATCTCCTTGGCGAAGAGCACCATCAGCGCCGCGAACACCGTGGCCGCGGAGAAGATGATAAAAAGTATCAGTTCCCAGTCCAAAGGCATGATCACACCTCCTTCATCGTTATGGCATGTTTCGGGCAGTTATCGAGGCATTGCTCGCAGGCCACGCACTTCTCCCCGTCGAACTTGGGGCGCTTGATCGGCCGGCCTTTCTCGTTCTTGCCCACTTCGATCATGGTGACCGCGTCCGCCGGGCACACCTTCTCGCACTTGGAGCAGGAGATGCACTTCTTGTCCTCTACCTGGGGCAGGTCCCGCAATCCCGCCGTCGCTCCCTTGATGCTATGGCCCTTGGCTCCGGTCCCCAGTTCGGAAGGCTTGATCTCGACCAGATCGACCTCGCATCCAGGCCGGTCCTCGTACTGCAGTCGGAACGGGTCGTAGATGAGGTCTTGTCTGGAATAAGTAGCGAGCTCATATTCCGGGGTCACGAGCATGGCGTTCTTGGGGCAGTACTCAGCGCAGTAGCCGCACATCATGCAGCGGCCGAGGTTCACCTGGGGCCGCTTGACCTTGCCCTTGCCTTCAAGCTCCACCTCGACGAGCTCGATGCAGGTGGTCGGGCATATCTTCTCGCAGATGCCGCAGCCGATGCACTTGTCCATGACCAGGCCGGGTCTTCCGCGGTAGCCGTCTGCGATGATCAGCCTCTCCCAGGGGTAGCGCACGGTGTTGGGGGTGTTCACGGTGGTCCTGATGGTCTCCTTCATGGTGACCACCATAGGCCTAA contains:
- the nuoK gene encoding NADH-quinone oxidoreductase subunit NuoK, with the translated sequence MPQEYFLVLAAILFVIGAFGVLTRRNAIVVLMSIELMLNAANINFVTFAVYNHDVSGQVFALFSIAIAAAEVAVGLAILLNLQRASDTVDLSDLNLLRW
- a CDS encoding NADH-quinone oxidoreductase subunit J, whose product is MPLDWELILFIIFSAATVFAALMVLFAKEIVRNVVWLAITFIGVAMTFIFLGAEYIAVIQILVYVGAVCVLILFGVMLTKRRLSGGGKCET
- a CDS encoding 4Fe-4S binding protein, with amino-acid sequence MSDKKDRKEKRPRAIMLRPMVVTMKETIRTTVNTPNTVRYPWERLIIADGYRGRPGLVMDKCIGCGICEKICPTTCIELVEVELEGKGKVKRPQVNLGRCMMCGYCAEYCPKNAMLVTPEYELATYSRQDLIYDPFRLQYEDRPGCEVDLVEIKPSELGTGAKGHSIKGATAGLRDLPQVEDKKCISCSKCEKVCPADAVTMIEVGKNEKGRPIKRPKFDGEKCVACEQCLDNCPKHAITMKEV